A single Fusobacterium sp. SYSU M8D902 DNA region contains:
- the gatC gene encoding Asp-tRNA(Asn)/Glu-tRNA(Gln) amidotransferase subunit GatC, which yields MALTREEVLNVAKLARLKFQPDEIEKFQIELNDILGYIDMLNEVETEEVTAMTQVNSQVNNLREDIVKESLTVEKALSNAPDSGDGAIIVPKVVG from the coding sequence ATGGCATTAACAAGAGAAGAGGTTTTAAATGTAGCTAAACTTGCTAGATTAAAATTTCAACCTGATGAAATTGAAAAATTTCAAATAGAATTAAATGACATACTTGGATATATTGATATGTTGAACGAAGTGGAAACTGAAGAAGTTACAGCTATGACACAGGTAAATTCACAAGTAAATAACTTGAGAGAAGATATAGTGAAAGAATCTTTAACAGTTGAAAAAGCACTTTCAAATGCTCCAGATTCTGGTGATGGTGCAATAATAGTACCAAAAGTAGTTGGTTAA
- a CDS encoding pseudouridine synthase codes for MRINKYLASLGVGSRREIDRLIEEGKIKVNGEIISAGIKVTEEDEIEVRGKKIEKTGEKKVYYMLNKPLEILSSAKDDRGRKTVVDLIRCKERIFPIGRLDYNTTGLILLTNDGELFNRVIHPRSEIYKEYYVKVLGEIKESSIKKLENGVELEDGKTLPAYVKVLSKERGKSELLISIREGRNRQVRRMLDAVNHPVVILRRERIGKLALGKLRVGEYRELTAEEVKYLYSL; via the coding sequence ATCAGAATAAATAAGTATCTAGCTTCTTTGGGAGTAGGTTCAAGAAGAGAGATTGATAGATTGATAGAAGAGGGAAAAATAAAGGTCAATGGAGAGATAATCTCAGCTGGAATAAAGGTAACAGAGGAAGATGAGATTGAGGTAAGGGGAAAGAAAATTGAAAAAACTGGGGAGAAGAAAGTGTACTATATGCTAAATAAACCCTTGGAGATATTGAGTTCAGCTAAAGATGATAGAGGAAGAAAAACTGTTGTAGATCTAATCAGATGTAAGGAGAGAATATTTCCTATTGGAAGATTGGACTACAATACAACAGGACTGATTCTACTTACTAATGATGGAGAGTTATTTAATAGAGTGATACACCCTCGTTCAGAGATATATAAGGAGTATTATGTTAAGGTGTTGGGGGAGATAAAGGAAAGCTCTATAAAAAAGCTTGAGAATGGAGTTGAGTTGGAAGATGGTAAAACTCTGCCTGCATATGTAAAAGTATTATCTAAAGAGAGAGGAAAGAGTGAGCTATTGATCTCTATAAGAGAGGGAAGAAATAGACAGGTGAGAAGAATGTTAGATGCAGTTAATCACCCTGTAGTTATTTTGAGAAGAGAGAGAATAGGGAAGCTAGCTTTGGGTAAATTAAGAGTAGGAGAGTATAGAGAGTTGACAGCAGAGGAAGTAAAATACCTATATTCTTTATAA
- the scpB gene encoding SMC-Scp complex subunit ScpB, producing MEIKNKIEAILLLGGDEVKIKELSKFFSIPLDEVLKILEELKEERRESGINIEIDGEVVSLATNPIYGEVINDFFQQESKPKKLSGAALETLSIIAYRQPITKGEIEAIRGVSVDRIIQNLEEKKFIRVCGKRETIGRPNLYEVTNKFLGYIGIKKIEELPNYLDVRGSDEDRGDQNK from the coding sequence ATGGAGATTAAAAATAAGATTGAAGCAATTCTTCTCTTAGGTGGAGATGAAGTTAAGATAAAAGAGTTATCTAAGTTTTTTTCCATTCCTTTAGATGAAGTATTAAAGATATTAGAGGAATTAAAAGAGGAGAGAAGAGAGAGTGGAATAAATATAGAGATAGATGGTGAGGTTGTAAGTTTAGCAACTAATCCAATCTATGGAGAGGTAATAAATGATTTTTTCCAACAGGAGAGCAAACCTAAAAAACTTTCAGGAGCAGCACTGGAGACACTTTCAATAATAGCTTATAGGCAACCTATAACAAAGGGAGAGATAGAAGCTATTAGAGGTGTATCTGTAGATAGAATAATCCAAAATTTGGAGGAGAAAAAATTTATAAGAGTGTGTGGAAAGAGAGAGACAATAGGAAGACCAAATTTATATGAGGTAACTAATAAATTTTTAGGTTATATAGGAATAAAAAAAATCGAGGAATTACCTAATTATTTAGATGTGAGAGGAAGTGATGAAGATAGAGGAGATCAGAATAAATAA
- a CDS encoding rod shape-determining protein, with translation MRKIFNKFLGIFSEDLGIDLGTSNTLVCIRNRGIILNEPSVVALNNKTKDVFEVGDRAKLMIGRTPGSIQTIRPLKNGVIADYEITEKMLRSFLKKVNQKKGLSSPRVIICVPAGVTQVEKRAVIDVTREAGAREAYLIEEPMAAAIGIGLNIFEPEGNLIIDIGGGTSEIAVISLGGIVKTSSFRVAGDRLDSTIIDYVRQKHNLLIGERTAEEIKKTIGAVIDLEEDEVIEISGRNALNGLPRDIKIYSSEIVEALGDLVQQIIEEVKVILEKTPPELSSDIKRKGIYITGGGALLRGIDKKISENLNLEVKISDDPLNAVINGIQILLKNFETYKKVLISPESDY, from the coding sequence ATGAGAAAAATATTTAATAAATTTTTAGGGATATTTTCAGAGGATTTGGGGATTGATTTAGGAACTTCAAATACTTTGGTTTGTATTAGAAATAGAGGAATAATACTGAATGAGCCTTCTGTAGTAGCTTTGAATAACAAAACTAAAGATGTTTTTGAAGTTGGAGATAGAGCCAAATTGATGATAGGAAGAACTCCTGGGAGTATTCAGACAATAAGACCATTAAAAAATGGAGTTATTGCAGATTATGAGATAACTGAAAAAATGTTGAGAAGCTTTTTAAAAAAGGTAAATCAGAAAAAAGGATTATCTAGTCCAAGAGTTATAATCTGTGTTCCTGCTGGAGTAACACAAGTTGAAAAGAGAGCTGTTATAGATGTAACAAGAGAAGCTGGAGCAAGAGAAGCTTATTTGATAGAGGAGCCTATGGCAGCTGCAATAGGAATAGGATTAAATATATTTGAACCAGAGGGAAATTTAATAATAGATATCGGTGGTGGAACATCAGAGATAGCTGTAATATCTTTAGGTGGAATAGTAAAAACTTCATCTTTTAGAGTGGCTGGAGACAGATTGGATAGTACAATAATAGATTATGTAAGACAGAAGCACAATCTATTAATAGGAGAGAGAACAGCTGAAGAGATCAAAAAAACAATAGGAGCAGTTATTGATTTAGAAGAGGATGAGGTTATCGAGATAAGTGGAAGAAACGCTTTAAATGGATTACCTAGAGATATAAAAATATACTCTTCTGAGATAGTAGAAGCTTTGGGAGACTTAGTACAACAGATAATTGAAGAGGTGAAAGTTATATTGGAAAAAACACCACCTGAATTATCTTCGGATATTAAGAGAAAAGGAATATATATAACTGGAGGAGGAGCTCTTTTAAGAGGAATAGATAAAAAGATATCTGAGAACTTAAACCTAGAGGTAAAAATATCAGATGATCCACTAAATGCAGTAATAAATGGAATACAAATTTTATTAAAGAATTTTGAGACATATAAAAAAGTGTTGATATCTCCTGAAAGTGATTATTAA
- a CDS encoding Maf family protein, translated as MILASKSPRRKEILESVGFNLKIISVDIDECSDEIDICDKIKDIAYKKVKAVADRYPDEYVVGADTIVELDGEIIGKPKDEREAYEILKRLSGRTHNVITAYSFINRKKNLEIKDCSVTKVYFKELSDEMIEWYIGTKEPMDKAGAYGIQEKGAIFVEKIEGDFFTVMGFPIERFMERLLNLGVKLKEIERI; from the coding sequence ATGATACTAGCATCTAAATCACCTAGAAGAAAAGAGATTCTAGAGAGTGTAGGATTTAATTTAAAAATTATAAGTGTAGATATAGATGAGTGTAGTGATGAGATTGATATTTGTGATAAGATAAAGGATATTGCTTATAAAAAAGTAAAAGCAGTAGCAGATAGATATCCAGATGAATATGTAGTAGGAGCAGATACAATAGTTGAATTAGATGGAGAGATAATAGGAAAGCCTAAAGATGAGAGAGAAGCCTACGAAATATTAAAAAGATTGTCAGGTAGAACTCACAATGTGATAACAGCATATTCATTTATAAATAGAAAAAAGAATTTGGAAATAAAAGATTGCTCAGTAACTAAAGTATACTTTAAAGAGTTGAGTGATGAGATGATTGAGTGGTATATAGGAACTAAAGAGCCAATGGATAAAGCAGGAGCCTATGGAATTCAAGAGAAGGGAGCTATATTTGTAGAGAAAATAGAGGGTGATTTTTTTACAGTGATGGGATTCCCAATAGAGAGATTTATGGAAAGATTATTAAATCTAGGAGTAAAATTAAAAGAGATTGAAAGAATATAA